CATCAACTATCCTAATGAGGTTGTCGTCAAAGTCCACTCTGCAGCTCTTAATCCTATAGATGTCAGCATGAGGGGTGAGTTAAAGGATGTACATTTTTGTGTCTAGAAGCTCTGACTGCATCAATAAAACCGACCAGTTCTCTTAACACACTTTGTAATCATCACATTTTGTCCAGATTGCATGGTGTGAGAACAGAGTTTAGGCTGTTTTCAGGTTGCTATCTGAATTAATAAGGAAATTATTGCATAAGAGTGCACTGTGAATTTGTCTCACGTCACCACAGGCTGGTATCTAGGGTCTCATTGATGGTCTGTCATGTACTTCAACCTCATAtcacaacccacccacccacacaatgGACAGTTGGTTAACAGGGGCTGCACTTGACAGTTCATGCAATCTGTCATTTGGTGAAAAGTGTAATTACACCTCAGCAAAGTACTCTGAGTCGTTAATAAAGTCTCCCCTCTCTTGTATCCCTCATATTGTCCCTGTTAGTGACAGGATAAAGTGGCCCTTACCAGACACCTGAAGTAAAGCTTGATCCACAGCATAATGGGGTCAAGTTGAGGAAAGAATCCAGAAAATATTCAGTATGAATGGATTCGTGCATGTCCATTGAATGTATATTTGACCTGTTGCtgtgttctctcctgtgtgaTTTGTCAACCTTTTCAGGTGGTTATGGTGCTGCTACTATGGCGATGAAGCGTGACCCCCTGAACTTACATCAGGCGGGTACTGAGTTTCCCTTAATCCTGGGTCGGGACGTCTCTGGGGTCATCATGGAGGCTGGCTTGgacgtgggctacttcaaaccaGGAGATGaggtggatacacacacacacacacacacacacacacacacacacacacacacacacacacatacacgtcacCTTTATTTGAATGTCACTGTCAGTTGGTTTCatggagaggaaatgagagtctgtttgaatgtgtgtcaaTGCAATTCATATTTGCAGCTTGTTGACCCTCAGCCTCAATGACCATTTAAAGACAAAAATATGAATTTTTAATTAGTTGTGAGACAAGGTGAGCACATGTTTGACTCCTTggtacaaaaacactcaaaggAAGTAGTTTGTGTACACAGAGCAAGTGTTGATAAATTAGAACATGTGTCTTCCCCCAATGCTTTCATTGACCCACAGATATACTCAGCATAAACCAGAGCTCTACCACTCAATGCAGCCTAACAACACAAGGAATTGATGCGGTTTATGACAGGAAGATAGGTTTGGTTCAGCACCCCTTGCAGACCTGAAACCGCCTTCATGTCGCCCCCCTCTgtttcccctccccccccccccccccattgtgtgtgttcttttcattctctcacttctttgttttttcccccttttatttattattattctatctcacattttcttttgctctcccaatcttcctttgtctctctcttgtgccctctctctctctctctctttttctctttctctgccgtgctctttctgtctttctctctctgtctctctgtcgtTGGAGGCCTTGTGTCTGAAGGAAGTCTGTCTTCTGTCAAGGCTTTGTTGGGCTGTTTGACAGGCGCCATGTAGATGTGGAGCACTGTATTGTGTAAGGGGTGGTTGTGTAATGTTTCAAGCATGCGGGGCAGTGATgctattgtctctctctctctctctctctccctctctctctctctctccctctctctctctctctctctctctccctctctctctctctctctcgctctctctctgtttaataCGTCTGTGTCTAATGGAGACCTCAGTCACACCTTTAATCAGACCATGCAATATATCACCCTAATATTAGTTGTTTGATGCAATGAATGGTATCTGGTTTATATGGAGAAATAAAAATGGCAGCACATGCAGACACTGTCTCTTTTAACAGTTGGTGTGATACTTGGTTATGTCACGGAGAAGCAGTTTGACACGTTGATTAGTGATAGACTGATAAATGGCTGTAATCATGTGCCATAGTTGGTGAGAGGCactaattttaaaaaaaaaggtttgtgCCAGTGCTTGTGAAATTGACTTTGTGGAGTTTGGCCTTTGTTGGTGTTCCTGGGGTTCTGAAAGATAATCGCTCAGTACATTCAGATGTCATGGAAATAATGATAGGATGCACATCCTCTCACAATTCAAATAATGTTCAAATGGCAACCGTGTTATGTGTCATTCATGTACAGTAAATTGCTATGATATACTGGAATGCAAatgtgtatttactgtatgtgtgtttgtgtgtgtcttaggtATGGGCGGCCATCCCACCATGGAAACAGGGCAGTCTCGCTGAGTTAGTGGTGCTCAGTGGTAATGAGGTAACCTGACATGACTCCTCCTTTCCTTAACACAGTATATGCAGTGAAGGCTGTAATACACTTGGCAACACAAACATGCCATAGACCTGCAGTGCACACTCTAGCTTTGTATTTCAAATGATCAAGCGCAACTTGTttcacatcacaaacatcacATCATATCTGTAATATTGACTTTGTCATGTTTCATTTACATGTTTATTTACATGGTTCTAGTGCATTGTTccccaaacatacagtacagtaattatGCTCAACACAAAGATGGAGAAAATGCATTCTACCATGGACATTATGATATCGCAACTCATTACACTCTTAATAACTAAACTCCTGATACGTCACACTTACACTTCACACTAAGAACCAGAGCCTGTTTTGACAATTGCTGCACATACAGCATGAATGCAAACTCATAGTAGGGTATGACTGGTTGAAAGTGAataagtgaatgtgtgaatgtgaaatgAGACATTAGCCGTGTTTACATGGACtttgtttttgtcattccgattaaactattccgattgaacattttGTGCCGTCTGTTTGCATGGTGTACGTTCTCTTCCGATCAGGTGCTTtcaagcgctttagaatctttgatcggaatagccgttgatATAACAGTCAATCCGAATTACCTTATACATGGctgttcattcggaataggaacggactacaccaccttttccattccattccaaagGAATGTTCACTCTAATAGAGGTGTAATAAGACGTAAAGTTTTATTCCAATTGAGCTGTTAGTCCATTTCTAATCTGAATAGAattgtccatgtaaacgtggctgtTGTTTCAgttgcaggaggagagaggattcTCCTTAGGGTCTATCACTCACTGTTCCCATCCCCTACTCGTATTAAATAATCTTTTGGCCCCAGTTTGATTTCACATCAAAACTCAGTGGAGCGTATCTGCTAATGATTCCCTCCTTTGTGACTAAATGCCCAACTCGCCAGCAATTAAGCCCTGAAAACAaagctgtgcctgtgtgtgtgtgtgtgtgtgtgtgtgtgtgtatgtgtgtgtgtgtgagagcgagagagatggtggtggtTTTTAGCATAAATTGCTTTGTTGTGTCCCAGGGCTGTTTGGACGTGCATGGGTGGGCGTTGCTAATGGACGATGACTCAGACATTGAACGCTCTGGCCGTGCTCCTTtcaacccccctctcctctctctctcctctcctctcctttttgtcTCCCGGGGTGGGGTCACCGTCCACCGCTCTAGGTGTCACTCAAGCCCAAGTCGCTGAGTCACTCGGAGGCAGCGGCCGTTCCCTACGTGGCCTCTACGGCCTGGTCGGCCGTGGTCAACACAGGAGGGCTCAACAAGGACAACTGTGCCAAGAAACGGCAAGTCCAAAGACGATGACACTTGCCAgtgcctgcacgcacacacagacacagatgcattGACTGACATCATTTGGTGCAGAGGCTTGTATAGGCGGAATTACCCCGTTTTTATCTTTTCATCATCATACACTGCTGAACTCACGCAGCGGAGTTCAGAAGTTACACcctgtgtctgcctctctctctctctctccctctctctctttcattctctctctctctctttctttctttctctctctgtctctctctctctctctcacactatctctcttcctctctcaccctctcttgctctctctctctgtgtctcacacatactatctctctctctctcttcctctcttgccccctctctctctctctctctctctctgtcaaacacatactcactaaCTTACCCAGTTGCTTGCATACAAATCCTCCCTTCCATGTTTTGTATTATGTAAATATAATAACAAAGGTGTTGCATGCATAGtgttgtgccccccccccccaacccaactctctctctctctctcacacacacacacatacacgcaactCATCTCAACCCCAAGTCTCATTTCCTGCGCTCGGCCCAGCCCTGCTGCTCTGGGGAGCGCTGTGTCCCGGCGTCTATTCTGCACTGATTATTCTGGCTGATTTGGCCCCAAAGAGCTGGGGCCAAATGAACTGATCTTAATGAGAGACTGGACGTGCTGGCAGCGATCTGGCTCTCTGCACACATCTCCCCCCTGTCACCTCCCCCGGACAACCGCGCCAGACAGACCCAACACACATCCCCCGCTGTTCAGTactgcagcttgtgtgtgtgtgtgtgtgtgtgtgtgtgtgtctgtgtgtctgtctgtgggtgtgagtgtgagtgagtgtgtgaagagagagaaacggattgatttgtatttgtgtgatgTACAtgtctgtacagtacatcacactTGTGCTTGTGTGGACATTTGTGTAAAtgaggcaatgtgtgtgtgtgtgtgtgtgtgtatgcatttgtgcatgTATTAAAGAGGAATATGCGATCCGTTCTTGTGACTTTGTGTCGGCACAACAAGGAGAAAGCCATTCACCCACTCCTCTAATTGTCGCGTTTTCACAAGTTCACAGAAGGACGCGATTGACATTTTGATGCATCGGCCACATCACAATAGGGCACCGGCCATTACCGCTGGCTAGCTGAATCCGGGTGCTTCTCCCAATTAGATTTTAATGATTCGGCTCCCCCAATCAACAGACCCCAGTCCTCAGAGATACAATTAGCAGCCGAGCTGCTCCATCAGGTCAAGCATTAGGTCTGCCTCGGTGTGTCCAGTGATGGGCTCTGAACACCTTTTCTTgcacgtgtttgtttgtttacttcgtttttattttatttagtttATATGTATCTCTTTTTTTATAAACACAGGGTTCTAATCCTCGGAGCCTCGGGGGGAGTTGGGACCTTTACCATACAGGTACTGAAGGACACCTTTTGTGAAAGGGTGCTGTGTTTTGAAAGGGTTCAAATAAAGAACTTGCTGAACTGTGCTAAACATTGTCTTTAGTTTGTTTTTGGTCTTGCAGAGAGGGTGGGAGGTTGGGATCCCTGTGTACCAGTGGGGAGTAGATTACTGTGAATGCATTGTGATTTTAAATAGGACCACCTTGGTTATGGTGCACTTTTTGAAACTATAGCAACTTGTTGGATGTTACTCAGATATCACTGTCATCATTgggggtgtgttttttttgtctgattgtttacaggaaaatgtgtgaattcagaaacacagcacaataagtgtgtgtgtgtgtgtgtgtgtgtgtagatgctgaAGGCCTGGGGTGCCCACGTGACGGCCACCTGCTCTGGCAGTGCTGAGGGCCTGGtgagggggctgggggctgaCGATGTGCTGGACTACACCGCCGCCCCAGTGGAGCAGCAGCTCAAGGACGTTGAgaagtaagacacacacacacacacacacacacacacacacacacagaagaatcgTTTGTTAGCTCTACACTTCAACAAAGGGTGCTTGTCTACATTCATTACCTTTGAAAAACTCCTCAACTAACTCAATTTCTTGCCTCtgtctctacccctctctttctctctgtctctctctctctttctctctttctctctatctatttctccctctctatctatctacccccccccccaaacacacacacacacacacacacacaggtttgattTGGTTCTGGACAACATTGGGGGTGACACCGAGTCCTGGGCCCTGGGGTTCCTCAAGCCGTGGTGTGGGGCCAAATACGTTACCTTGGTAACACCCTTCCTCCAGAACACCGACACGCTGGGCATCGCAGACGGAATGTTTCAGACGACAATCACAGTGGCCTCCAAAGCAGCAAAGGTACcgactgacccccccccccccccccccaacttcaCACAGCCCTTTTTTGTCTACTTCTCCAGtcataatggtgtgtgtgtgtgcgtgtgtgagaagcTGTGTGGTACATGACTTTGTCGTGAGGTGTGGCGTGCGTCGGGGCATAATGGAAACTAATGGAAATGAAATGATTCAgttgtggcttttttttttgcgcagAGCGAGGGGGTGAAAAACACATGAAAATCAATGCGGTTCCCTCCCTCTGGTGCCACCCTGCCTGCCctatctccctcctctccccccacgGCATGCATGACCACAGACACCAGATGAAGAGATGCTTCTCTGTAAGCCATTAACTCTGAAAGAGAgcgaaaaaaacacaaaacacaggcATCTCTCCCGGTCATCTCTCCACTCCGCTCCTTTGTGCTTCTGGCCCAAGGTCTCCGGTGTGCATTGTTCTCCCTTAAGTGTTATCTCCGTGCTATTTACTGAGCGTTGTCTCGCGCGTTTGTTCCTGGTCTGCGTTCCAGGGAATGTCAGCCTTTCAAGACAGCTATTGGCGTTTACACACTTAGCGGCCATTTAGAGAGCCTCCATTAGAGGAGCGAAGTTAAGGGCAGGAccacacgtttgtgtgtgtgtgtgtgtgtgtgtgtgtgtgtgtgtgtgagtgagtgtgtttgtgtgggaagtAGTAAAGATCTCATTaggtttgttgtgtgtgcttgcagtgTAACAGCTAAAGTGGGTAagagtgtgttgatgtgtataTGATTTTCGAATGTACATTTCTCTCCCTGTATAAACACCAGGCTGATTAATGTCCGGGGTTAGGAGAGAATTAATATTAATGATGCCTCTCTGTAGCCTTCCCAGAACTGGTTCTatggaaaatgtgtttttcacCCATCAGATTGACAGTTTTCATGCTTATCGTGAATTTGCAAAGCACATTACTTTTACAAAAAGATTCCTTGTGGGATATTTTCCATTTAAGCAACTATATATGagaacattattttttttttttgaaaggatTCTTGAAAACTGGTATTAACCTGATAGCTTCTTGAGTGTCCTAGATAGGTCACAGGCCATGGACTTCCGAGTTGGCAGCTTTCTACTTTGTTTTCTTGACCTATATTCCTATGGCTACCTATTCAGCGCTGGTGGGGGACTGTGAAGGCGTAATCTACCTGTTTATATAAGCTTCTAGAATGATCAAAAAATttgaacacaacacagagaggatCCATTGTTTGGTCATTTCCTCTCATGTTCTCCTGTAGAGCATCGCTGGGAATTAGAACAGGTCCATGCTGTCACGTTGCGCGTTAGATTAAATACACATCACTGTGATCCTGTTGGGCTACCAGTGACCGCAAACACCTTCTTAGAACGGCGCTTCCACAATATCTTAAGGCAGCTCATAAACAGGATGCCGCAGGTTCTGTGTTCCTGTGCCACCACCGGTACATGGCTCGCGGTTTTCTctcgtgtgtgttttggttgtgtTTTGGTTGTGTTTTGGTAGTGTTTTTCGGGGAAATGGAAGCGGGCAGAGGGAAAGGGAAGCTGAGAGCCGTGGGAGGCTAATGGGGGTAGTCCCCCCTGGCGGAACCGCGGTGCTAGGCGCGGGCCCGAAGGTGCAGGAGCACCCTCATGTTCCAGCGTGTGGGCGGCTGAAATGCGTCACCGCTACTAGGCCGGGGTTCGCGAAATGATCCGTCGTCGTCTACGTCCACACAGGGAAGAAGCATATAACACGCATgtgagatgtactgtaagccCTGTTCTTATTTGCTGTGACTGTATATTTTTGTCTCTGTGGGTGTTATTGACATCTGTGTCAAATTGACATGGCTTTTCCTGTCCTCCAaaaaacgcatacacacacacacacacacacacacacacacaaacagaatgaAACACAGCGGTGATTTGGCTTGGAGTACAGCTCTCTCTGCTGGcacagaggaaagaagagatgcAATAGCTAAATGGAACTcctttgcaccccccccccccccacacacacacacacacatatacacacatacacacatgtacacacatgcctTTGGGTTGTGTTACCTCCCAAGGTCACACCCATATCAGACCTGACCTTGTAATGGTCACACTTTAACTCCCTCACCTACTCAGTCCCTCCCTCCACTGTCTGTGTACAGAGCCCAGGCTGTGTTTGCAGACATGTATAGTatgcctacacacaccacaaatgaaactaactttctctctctctctctctctctcttcccccctctctagCACTTGTGTAAAGGTGTGCATTATCGCTGGGGTTTCTTTGCACCAAGTGGCCGTACACTGGACGACATCAGTGAAATGGTGGATGCCGGTCAGGTAtattgcctttctctctctctctctctctttttctatctttcACCGTCTCTCCAACAGAAATCGAGGTGTCCTCTAACCcaggactgtttttttttttagcctttGGCTGAGATAATAGGAGACAGACTTAGGAGACTGTACAAAGCAGGCCACTCTGTTACCTAACAGCTGTGCTGACATCCGATCATACcgtgaaagaaagagggaaagttTGAAACAAAAAGTCCGGGGGTGATATGGTTACagctgaacatgtgtgtgtgtgtgtgtgtgcgcgctatgCTGTGCTAGTAGGTTAGTAGGGCATCCTTGTTCAAGAAAATGTGGATAGTATTATAAAGATCAGTTTATATAACTTGGATCACCTGTCCTCTCATCTTATGAATTGTGTCAGTATAACAATCTAGTGTGAGTGTTGATTTCAACTCGGCTAAAGCCAGTAGCTTTATCTTGCTCATTCAAAATAGTACTTTTTTGCTTCAAatcaagcatttttttttcttcattagcTTTGTATTCttgtttcaaataaaaaaaagagaaagaaatcctCATAAATATAGACCACGTTAGTTTTCTTCTTCTAGGTAGTTGAACGTTATTGTGATGGCAGTCCTGCTGACTGCTGTCAGCTCAGCGGTGAGTCAGAGACATCAGAGTTAAGATTTCATATGACTCTCTGTGTCACTGTCACCTcaacacaaaatcacaccatcAGGGTCCACACCCCACCACACTTCTCCTCACCGCAGGGCTGCAAGTGTTCATGCACTGTGTCTGAGCCTGGACTTTTAAGATTTAAAAATGCCCATTTTAGACTACAGTACAATATATATATGACGTCCTCACAAAAGGGCTTCCATGGGCactgtgcctgaattcagggGCGGGCCGGTACATTAAAGGTTTGGAAATAGGAAATTAGACTACAGTATTTATGACGTGCTCGTCAATCTCTGATCGCTTGAGGCACAGAGATGTTCATTGCTTTAAGCCCTGTTACCGAAATGGTGTCATCTAACCTAACCCAAGCCTAAATAtgtgaaaaagagacagaaacatgaagggaaaacaaagaagagagagagaaagagagagagagagggaggatgagggcCAGAGAGTCCTGCCCTAAAGCCAGTGAAATCCCAGCTGCAGGGGCTAGTAATCCCACACTCATCCCGGCTAATCTGCCGCCTTTGTCCCGCGCTCCGCTCCGCCGGGCGAATTCTGCCCGCGTCAGGACATTGCTGCGGGCGCCGGCGGTGACCTCACGCCCGACGGCTCGCCCCGTGGAAATGTTGCCGTGGCGATGGGGGGCGCAGATAACGGAGAGGCGCGAGGCGGTGGAAATGCGATCGTGAGTCACGACATCCCTGCCAGTGCCACCCCTGCGGTCCCACGTCCCAGCGGTGGTGAGGGGCCCAGGCACCGAGGCATGGAGCCACAGGGGGGGTATTGGGGCTGGACTACCGTGGAGGGAACAGCAAGGCTTTCAGTCA
The genomic region above belongs to Sardina pilchardus chromosome 20, fSarPil1.1, whole genome shotgun sequence and contains:
- the rtn4ip1 gene encoding reticulon-4-interacting protein 1 homolog, mitochondrial, which codes for MSSLTKIMCSRWLPLIRVCGLNMPSLGRTHARNFSTSHVRMVAMPAWVIDKYGDNNVLRFTKNAPFPVINYPNEVVVKVHSAALNPIDVSMRGGYGAATMAMKRDPLNLHQAGTEFPLILGRDVSGVIMEAGLDVGYFKPGDEVWAAIPPWKQGSLAELVVLSGNEVSLKPKSLSHSEAAAVPYVASTAWSAVVNTGGLNKDNCAKKRVLILGASGGVGTFTIQMLKAWGAHVTATCSGSAEGLVRGLGADDVLDYTAAPVEQQLKDVEKFDLVLDNIGGDTESWALGFLKPWCGAKYVTLVTPFLQNTDTLGIADGMFQTTITVASKAAKHLCKGVHYRWGFFAPSGRTLDDISEMVDAGQVKPVVEETFSFSQVPQAFRKVEAGHARGKTIVNVIQEDGDAQ